In Helicobacter mastomyrinus, the sequence GTTTAACTTCAGTTTTTTATGCTCTAAATCATATTCCTCTACCGTGCCTGTAAAATTTACAAAAGGTCCATCAATAATCCGCACAACTTCGCCGTGTTCAAAAGAAATCTTTGGTTTTGGTGCGCTTGGATTTCTTACCTTTTCTAAAATTTTAGCAATATCAGCTTCATTAAGCGGTGTGGGCTTCTTACTTTCACCAATAAAACGTCCAACCCTAGGTAAAGATTGAATCATATGCCAAAGTTTTGTGTCTAAATCAACCCTTATAAAGACATAGCCGGGATAAAGACTTCTATTTACAACTTTCTTCTTCGCCTCAATAATAGGCTCTGTAGGCACAACCACTTCAGCAAATCTATCTTGCATTTGATTCTGCTCAATAAGATTCCTTATTGCATTAGCAACTGATTCTTCACTACCAGAATATGTTTGTATCGCATACCACTCCAAGTTTCACCTCTCCACAATATTACAAAATACCGGATACAGAATGAAATAAAATCCAATCAACTAACGCTAAAAATAAAGTAACTACACTTACCACGATAAGAACAGATACAGAAGCATTGCGAATCTGTTCTTTTGTGGGAAATATTACTTTTGTTCGTTCTTCATTTGCATTTTGGAAATAGGTTTTTATTTTTTTAATCATCGTATCTC encodes:
- the secE gene encoding preprotein translocase subunit SecE, producing the protein MKKIKTYFQNANEERTKVIFPTKEQIRNASVSVLIVVSVVTLFLALVDWILFHSVSGIL
- the nusG gene encoding transcription termination/antitermination protein NusG, which translates into the protein MEWYAIQTYSGSEESVANAIRNLIEQNQMQDRFAEVVVPTEPIIEAKKKVVNRSLYPGYVFIRVDLDTKLWHMIQSLPRVGRFIGESKKPTPLNEADIAKILEKVRNPSAPKPKISFEHGEVVRIIDGPFVNFTGTVEEYDLEHKKLKLNVSIFGRNTPVEILYSQVEKII